CGTTTCCGATCGCGGGGGACAAGCCTCCCGCATCCTTCCGTTATTTCCGAAGGAAGCTTTTGTCGGCGGAGTGCGGGTCGTGGCACGACACGCACCCCGTGGCCCTAGCCTGCTTCAGATGCTTCTCGGAGCTTTTCTGGTCGTGGCACATCCTGCACAAAACCTCCGGGGCGGCCACCGCCTGGAAACGGTTCGGGGAGCCGTGCGGGTCGTGGCAGGAGATGCAATCCCCGCTTCCAAGAGGGCCGTGCACGAACTTCTTCGTGTCCTTCCGGACGTGGCACCGGTAGCACATGGTGTCCACGGGACGGGCGACGCGGTACCCCTTCCGCTCTTCCGGGTGGCACCCCGCGCACTTCTTCACGTCAGGATGGTAGACGTACCCCGGCTTGTCGAGGACCGGGGCGGCGACATTTCCCGCGGACACGGAAAAGGCGGGGTTGAGCAGCCACCCCGCCGCGAAGAACACCGGCAACCATGCAACCCGGACGGCCCGGAAACCCGATCGTGCCATGGCGATCCTCCGGACTACTCCTTGATGAACTTCTCGACCGCCTTCCGGTAATATTTGACCGCGTTGGGAAGGTCTCCCTTCTTCTCGTACGCGACGCCCAGCCAGAAGTACGCCTTCTCGGGCTTCGGGTTCAGCATCGCGGCGTCGGAGATCTCCCGGATCGCCTTGTCGGCCTCCCCCTTCTCCAGGTGAACGGTGCCGATTCCCAGCTGGGCCTCCTTGCTGTTCGGCGCCAGCTCCCTGGCCTTCGTGAACTGGACGAGCGCGTCGTCGTACTTCTTGGACGCAACGAGCGATTCCCCGAAGGCGATGCGGGCGGCAGGGTTCTTCGGATCGATCTCCACCGCCTTGCCGAAACGCTCCGCCGCCTTGTCCGGCATCCCGCGCTTGAGGAGCGTCCGCCCCAGCGAGATCAGCCGCTCCGACTCGCTCTCCTCCTTGCTCTTCTTCGCCGACTCCACCGGGGTGATGCCCTTCCGGTACTCTTCCTCCGTCATCAGCCCGGCGACGACCTTCGCCTTGCCCCCCACCACGTCCTTGAAGTCGCGGCCGTGGTTGCTGTGCTCGAAGACGAACTTCCCGTCCTTCCCGATGATACCGCTGGCGGGGAGGATGAAAAGCCCGTAGTCGCCGTACACCTTCTGGTCCTTGTCCTGTGCGATCGGGAAGGGAATCCCGAACTCCGCGATCGCCTTTTTCGCCTCCTCCGCGGTGTCCGTGTAGGAGGCGACCACGAGAAATTCGATCCCCTTCGGCGAAAGCTCCTTGTGGAGGGCGACCAGGTCCTTCAACTGGTCCTTCGACCGCTCCTGGGAGAGCTTGACGAACGACAGGATCGTGATCTTCCCCGAATCCGGCTTGAACGCGACGTCCTTCCCCTCGAAATCCTTCAGGGTGAAGGGGAGCGCCGGGCTCCCCTCCTTCATGTTCCGGAACGCGGAGCCGGTGCCCGGCACCGTCGAGAAGAACAGCGCCACCAACGCGGAAAAAAGGACGACGGACCAACGGTATGTGTGTCGAGCCATCGCCCGCCCCCTACTCATACTTCACCGGGCTCACCCGGTCGTACGCCTTCGGCTTGTGGCACCCCACGACGCACGAACCGCCGTTCTGCGTTCTCGTGAAGTTGACCGGCAGCTTCCAGCTCCCGCCGAAGGGGACCTCTTTCCGGATGTGCTTGTCCTGGCTCCCCGCGTGGACCTCGTGGCACGCCTTGCACGACCGCCCCTTCTCCTTGTTCACGTGGAGGAAGTGCATGTTCGTGTCGCCGTTGCGGAAATTCGTGAGCTTCGTCGTGATCTTGTCGAGCGCGATGTCCTTGTTGTGGCAGTCGAAGCACATCGCGTACGACTCGGTGGCGTACGGCTTGTAGAACTCCTTCGGGAAATATTTCTTGAGGACCAGCGGGTTCGCGCTGCCGTGCGGGTCGTGGCAGGCGTAGCAGTCGTTCTGCTGGACCGGCCCGTGGAGGTTCTTCGCCGCCCGCACCTGCGCCCCCATGTCCTTGTGGCAGGTGTAGCAGATGTCCTTGGTGTGGGTCTTGAGCTGCCGCGGGTAGTCGGAGGAGTGCGGCGTGTGGCACGTGGTGCACGGCCCCTTGTCGAGCGCCTGGTGGCGGACGGTGGAGGCCTTGAGGTGATCGTCGACCTTCTTGTGGCACGACAGGCACAGGGCCGAACCTTCCATCGACTGCATGAACGGATGGTCGGAGTTGTGCGCGTCGTGGCACTTGAGGCACGACTCCTGGGCCGGCTTGTGCGGGTACTTCCGGGTGAACTCGGCTTTCCGGTCCTCGTGGCACAGGAAGCATACGTCGTTCCCCTTCGCCTCGAGCTGGAACTTGTTCGGGGAGGAGTGCGGATTGTGGCACACGTTGCAGTCGCCGGATGCGACCGGCCCGTGCTGGAACTTCCGCACCATCTGGGTGTTCTTGTGGCAGCTGTAGCAGAGCTCCGAAGTCTTGACCTTCTTCAGCTGCTTTGGCGCGTCGGACTGGTGAGGGTTGTGGCAGCCGGTGCACTCCCCCTTCTTCACGGGGGTGTGCTTGAACTCGTTCTTGTCCACCGGCTGGTGGCACTTCTCGCAGAGCGCCTTGCCCGTGGCCACCAGCTTGAAGTCGGGCCCCTTCGACGTGGGGTGCCCCTTCTTCGATTCGGCGTGGCAGACCGTGCACTGGCCGACCCCCACGGGACCGTGGATGTATTTCGCCTTTCCCATCTGCGCGTGGCACTTGGCCGATACGCAGGTGTCCTCGGCAAGCGCGACCCCGACGAACATCACGGACAACGCGAACAACGTCGTGCCGAGCACCGTCCAGAACTTTCGCATGCCGCCCCCTCCCTGCCGTTCGAGGATTTGGTCTATGTCGCTCCGGGAAAAAACCGCATCAGCCCCCGCCGTACGAATGGAGGCCGGAAAGAACCAGGTTGACGCCCAGGTAGCACATGACGGTCGCGAGGAATCCCGCGATCGACAGGATGGCCGCGCGCTTCCCGTACCACCCGCGGGTGATCCGGGCATGGAGGAAGGCGGCGTACACCAGCCACACGATGAGGGACCACGTCTCCTTCGGATCCCACGACCAGTACGTCCCCCAGGCGTAGTTGGCCCACGCCGCTCCGGTGATGATCCCCGCGGTGAGGAACGGGAAACCCCAGATGATCGACCGGTACACGAGGTCGTCGAGCGTCTTGCACGCGGGAAGAAGGCCGATCACCCCCGCCGACACCTTCGCCTCCTCCTGTTTCGCCTTCAGGAGGTACATGAGGGCGGCGCCGGCGGACACGGCGAACGCGGCGTACCCGACGAAGCAGGTGATGACGTGCGCGTGCAGCCAGTACGACTGCAGCGCGGGGACCAGCGGCTGGATGCTGCTGTCGTTCTTGATGGCGAACAGCATCGTGGCGAAGGCGATCGGCATCACGAAGGCGCCGAACGTGCGGCTGCCGTACTTCCTCTCGACGACCAGGTAGAACAGGTTGATCGACCAGGCGAAGAAGACCAGCGACTCGTACAGGTTGGTGACCGGGATGCGGCCGATCCCCATCTGGTACGACTCGTACCAGCGGACCCCGAGGGCGGCGGTGGACACGACGGCGGCAAGGACGCAGACCCAGGTGCCGAACGCGGAGATCTTCTCGTTGTTCGCGTAGAGGGCTCCGATGTACAGGGCCGACGCCACGCCGAACAGGACGGTGGTCAGGTTGAACAGGATGACGTTGCTCATCGGGACGGGGCTCCTGCGGCTTTCTCCGGAGCGGCGATCACAGCTCCGCCGCCTTCACGCCGGTCTGTATTTTCTCAAATCTCTTTTCGAAGGCAAGCCGGTTCCGGCTGGCGGCCCCCGCGAGGACGACTTCCACGCGCCCGTCCTGCGACTTCGATAGCCGGACCCACACGCGCTGGTGGGAAAGGAAGAACGCCATGATGATCCCGACGACCATCAGCGCGCAGCCGAGCCACACGACGTTGACGCCGGGGTCCTTGGCCACCTGCAGGCCGGTGAATTGCCGGACGTTCAGGCCGGAGAAGGAGAACACGAGCGAATCGTTCCGCTGCCGGTCGAGGTCGGGGCGGGACTGGTACACCCAGAACTCCGCCGAAGGCTTCCCCGGCCTGTCGACCACCAGCTGGAGCGCGGGCCCGTTTCCCTGCAGGTTCTGATCGTAGTTCACGCCGCGGACCGTGCCGTACCCTTCGATCCGCATCGGCTCGTTCGGCGGGAGGGCGAGGGTTCCCATCGGGGAGCCGTCGGCCTTCCGGACGGCCACCTGGGCGGTCGCGCCCCCGGCCTGTCCGTAGCTCGACTGGTAGAACCAGATCCCCTTGTACTGGAGCGGGTCGTTCACCACGACATCTTTCTTGCGAAGGACCTCCCGGCCGCCCTCCAGGACGGTCAGGTCGGAAATGTACGCCTTCGGCTGGCCGCTCGGGTACGTCTCGACCCGGAAGCTGTTGCACCGGACGGTGAAGCCGAGTTCCTGCACGCGGCTCCCGCCGCGCACCGGAACCTGCGAGACCGATTCTCCTTCGGGGATATTGACGTACCCCTTGAACCCGAGCACGTTCCCCACGATCGCGCCGATGAAGATGATGATGATCGACAGGTGGGTGACGTATACGCCGAACCGCGAGGCGACGCCGCTTTCGGCGTACAGGTGGACCTCCCCGCCTTCCTCGGTCGCCACGGGTTTCGCGAAGGCGGACGAGAGCGCCTCTGCGTACTTCGAGGCCCAATCCGGCACGGTCCCCTTCTTCTTCCACCGGTCCACCTGGGAAAGGGTCTTTTCGAGGTTCCCGTCGAGCTTCGTGCGGGGGTTCCGGACGACCTTCCACATCCTCGGGAAACGGTCGATGGTGCAACAGGCGAGGTTGACGGTGAAGAGCACCAGCAGGAGCAGGAACCACCAGGCGTGGTACATGTCGAACAGGTTGATCCGGTCCATCAGGGCGAACGCCCAGTCCTCGTAGATCTGGTGGTATTTCTCGGGCGGCTGGTTCTGCTCGATGATCGTGCCGAAGATCGATGTGACCGCCAGGACGATCAGGGTGATGATGGCGAGTTTTACGGATATGAAAAAATCCCACACCCGGTCCATCGGGGACGGGGCGCGTTTATCGTCGGGCATTCAAGGTCACCTTCGGCTAAGAGGAGTGTATA
This window of the Deltaproteobacteria bacterium genome carries:
- a CDS encoding tetratricopeptide repeat protein gives rise to the protein MARHTYRWSVVLFSALVALFFSTVPGTGSAFRNMKEGSPALPFTLKDFEGKDVAFKPDSGKITILSFVKLSQERSKDQLKDLVALHKELSPKGIEFLVVASYTDTAEEAKKAIAEFGIPFPIAQDKDQKVYGDYGLFILPASGIIGKDGKFVFEHSNHGRDFKDVVGGKAKVVAGLMTEEEYRKGITPVESAKKSKEESESERLISLGRTLLKRGMPDKAAERFGKAVEIDPKNPAARIAFGESLVASKKYDDALVQFTKARELAPNSKEAQLGIGTVHLEKGEADKAIREISDAAMLNPKPEKAYFWLGVAYEKKGDLPNAVKYYRKAVEKFIKE
- a CDS encoding cytochrome C, yielding MRKFWTVLGTTLFALSVMFVGVALAEDTCVSAKCHAQMGKAKYIHGPVGVGQCTVCHAESKKGHPTSKGPDFKLVATGKALCEKCHQPVDKNEFKHTPVKKGECTGCHNPHQSDAPKQLKKVKTSELCYSCHKNTQMVRKFQHGPVASGDCNVCHNPHSSPNKFQLEAKGNDVCFLCHEDRKAEFTRKYPHKPAQESCLKCHDAHNSDHPFMQSMEGSALCLSCHKKVDDHLKASTVRHQALDKGPCTTCHTPHSSDYPRQLKTHTKDICYTCHKDMGAQVRAAKNLHGPVQQNDCYACHDPHGSANPLVLKKYFPKEFYKPYATESYAMCFDCHNKDIALDKITTKLTNFRNGDTNMHFLHVNKEKGRSCKACHEVHAGSQDKHIRKEVPFGGSWKLPVNFTRTQNGGSCVVGCHKPKAYDRVSPVKYE
- the ccsB gene encoding c-type cytochrome biogenesis protein CcsB yields the protein MSNVILFNLTTVLFGVASALYIGALYANNEKISAFGTWVCVLAAVVSTAALGVRWYESYQMGIGRIPVTNLYESLVFFAWSINLFYLVVERKYGSRTFGAFVMPIAFATMLFAIKNDSSIQPLVPALQSYWLHAHVITCFVGYAAFAVSAGAALMYLLKAKQEEAKVSAGVIGLLPACKTLDDLVYRSIIWGFPFLTAGIITGAAWANYAWGTYWSWDPKETWSLIVWLVYAAFLHARITRGWYGKRAAILSIAGFLATVMCYLGVNLVLSGLHSYGGG
- a CDS encoding cytochrome c biogenesis protein ResB, with the translated sequence MPDDKRAPSPMDRVWDFFISVKLAIITLIVLAVTSIFGTIIEQNQPPEKYHQIYEDWAFALMDRINLFDMYHAWWFLLLLVLFTVNLACCTIDRFPRMWKVVRNPRTKLDGNLEKTLSQVDRWKKKGTVPDWASKYAEALSSAFAKPVATEEGGEVHLYAESGVASRFGVYVTHLSIIIIFIGAIVGNVLGFKGYVNIPEGESVSQVPVRGGSRVQELGFTVRCNSFRVETYPSGQPKAYISDLTVLEGGREVLRKKDVVVNDPLQYKGIWFYQSSYGQAGGATAQVAVRKADGSPMGTLALPPNEPMRIEGYGTVRGVNYDQNLQGNGPALQLVVDRPGKPSAEFWVYQSRPDLDRQRNDSLVFSFSGLNVRQFTGLQVAKDPGVNVVWLGCALMVVGIIMAFFLSHQRVWVRLSKSQDGRVEVVLAGAASRNRLAFEKRFEKIQTGVKAAEL